The proteins below are encoded in one region of Bosea sp. BIWAKO-01:
- a CDS encoding electron transfer flavoprotein-ubiquinone oxidoreductase has protein sequence MELEEAQSTPRESMDYDVVIVGAGPAGLAAAIRLKQLDETISVVVVEKGAEVGAHILSGAVIDPIGLDALLPDWRQDEARPLTTEVSEDIFYFLTEPSGIRLPNFGMPKLMNNHGNFVGSLGLVTRYLATRAEALGVEIYPGFAAAQLLFDEKGAVTGVATGDMGIAKDGTVSERFTRGMELRGRYTLLGEGARGSLSKIAIQRFGLDKDREPQKYGIGLKEIWQVKPEKFHKGRVQHSFGWPLDGKTGGGSFLYHFDDNLVTVGFVVHLNYENPTLSPFDEFQRFKTHPMIRDVFEGGKRLSYGARAITEGGWQSVPKLSFPGGALVGCAAGFVNVPRIKGSHNAILSGMLAAEHLVPALAAGRAHDEVSEIETSWRASPIGRDLEPVRNVKPLWSKFGTIGGVVLGGIDMWLNQLFGWSPFGTLKHGKPDYATLKPLSEVTPITYPKPDGKLSFDKLSSVFLSSTNHEEDQPAHLKLTDPSIPVAKNLPLYGEPARLYCPAGVYEIVYANNETKSDPRFVINAQNCVHCKTCDIKDPAQNITWVVPEGGGGPGYSNM, from the coding sequence ATGGAACTCGAGGAAGCGCAAAGCACCCCGCGCGAGAGCATGGACTATGACGTCGTCATCGTCGGCGCAGGTCCCGCAGGTCTCGCAGCCGCCATTCGCCTGAAACAGCTCGACGAGACCATCTCGGTGGTCGTGGTCGAGAAGGGGGCCGAGGTGGGCGCCCATATCCTCTCGGGCGCGGTGATCGATCCGATTGGTCTTGACGCGCTGTTGCCTGACTGGCGCCAGGATGAGGCACGCCCGCTGACGACGGAAGTCAGCGAGGACATCTTCTATTTCCTGACCGAGCCGAGCGGAATCCGGCTGCCGAATTTCGGCATGCCGAAGCTGATGAACAATCACGGCAATTTCGTCGGCTCGCTCGGGCTGGTGACGCGCTATCTGGCGACCCGCGCCGAGGCGCTGGGTGTCGAGATCTATCCGGGCTTCGCCGCCGCTCAGCTTCTCTTCGACGAGAAGGGTGCCGTCACCGGTGTCGCCACGGGTGACATGGGGATCGCCAAGGACGGCACGGTCTCCGAACGCTTCACCCGCGGCATGGAGCTGCGCGGACGCTACACGCTACTGGGGGAAGGGGCGCGCGGCTCGCTGTCCAAGATCGCGATTCAGCGCTTTGGTCTCGACAAGGATCGTGAGCCCCAGAAATACGGCATCGGCCTCAAGGAGATCTGGCAGGTCAAGCCGGAGAAGTTCCACAAGGGCCGGGTGCAACACTCCTTCGGCTGGCCGCTCGACGGCAAGACCGGTGGCGGCTCGTTCCTCTATCATTTCGACGACAATCTCGTCACCGTCGGCTTCGTCGTGCATCTCAACTACGAGAACCCGACGCTCTCGCCCTTCGACGAGTTCCAGCGTTTCAAGACGCACCCGATGATCCGCGACGTCTTCGAGGGCGGCAAGCGCCTGTCCTACGGCGCGCGCGCCATCACCGAAGGCGGCTGGCAATCCGTGCCGAAACTCAGCTTCCCGGGCGGGGCGTTGGTCGGCTGCGCGGCCGGCTTCGTCAACGTGCCGCGCATCAAGGGCAGCCACAACGCGATCCTGTCCGGCATGCTGGCTGCCGAGCATCTTGTGCCCGCGCTGGCGGCGGGACGCGCGCATGATGAAGTCAGCGAGATCGAAACCAGCTGGCGCGCATCTCCGATCGGCCGCGACCTCGAGCCGGTCCGCAACGTCAAGCCGCTCTGGTCGAAATTCGGGACGATCGGCGGTGTCGTGCTCGGCGGCATCGACATGTGGCTGAACCAGCTCTTCGGCTGGTCGCCTTTCGGCACGCTCAAGCATGGCAAGCCGGATTACGCGACGCTGAAGCCACTGAGCGAGGTGACGCCGATCACCTATCCCAAGCCGGACGGCAAGCTCTCCTTCGACAAGCTGTCGTCGGTGTTCCTGTCCTCGACCAATCACGAGGAAGACCAGCCGGCGCATCTGAAGCTGACCGACCCCTCGATTCCTGTGGCGAAGAACCTGCCGCTCTATGGCGAGCCTGCCCGGCTCTATTGCCCGGCCGGCGTCTACGAGATCGTCTACGCGAATAACGAGACGAAGAGCGACCCGCGTTTCGTCATCAACGCGCAGAACTGCGTGCACTGCAAGACATGCGACATCAAGGATCCCGCCCAGAACATCACCTGGGTGGTGCCTGAGGGGGGCGGCGGCCCGGGTTACTCGAACATGTGA
- a CDS encoding uracil-DNA glycosylase family protein: MIPAGHDPVELIAWYAEMGVTEMLDETPHDHFAESPQAAEAAATQAAARRNPLRAVPAARVIAADATAPDEAMQSARLLAGQAKTLDELKVALASFEGCALKATAKNLVFADGNPEGRVMFVGEAPGADEDRLGLPFVGRSGQLLDRMLAAIGLNRQEHVYIANLLPWRPPGNRTPTPQEVAICLPFIQRQIELANPDILVCIGGPSAQGLLGFTGILASRGKWTEYEMGARRIRALATLHPAYLLRQPLQKRLAWRDMRALKAALDAAS, encoded by the coding sequence ATGATCCCTGCTGGCCACGATCCCGTCGAACTCATTGCCTGGTACGCCGAGATGGGCGTCACCGAGATGCTCGACGAGACGCCGCATGACCACTTCGCCGAATCCCCACAGGCCGCCGAAGCAGCCGCCACACAGGCTGCAGCACGCCGCAATCCTCTGCGCGCGGTTCCTGCTGCGCGCGTCATCGCGGCCGACGCAACGGCGCCCGACGAGGCCATGCAGAGCGCGCGCCTGCTGGCCGGGCAGGCCAAGACGCTCGACGAACTGAAGGTGGCACTGGCCAGCTTCGAGGGCTGCGCGCTCAAGGCCACCGCGAAGAATCTCGTCTTCGCCGACGGCAATCCGGAGGGGCGCGTGATGTTCGTCGGCGAGGCCCCCGGCGCCGATGAAGACAGGCTCGGCCTGCCCTTCGTCGGGCGCTCCGGCCAGTTGCTTGACCGGATGCTGGCGGCCATCGGCCTCAACCGGCAGGAACATGTCTACATCGCCAATCTTCTGCCCTGGCGTCCGCCCGGCAATCGCACGCCGACGCCGCAGGAGGTCGCGATCTGCCTGCCGTTCATTCAACGGCAGATCGAACTCGCCAATCCCGATATCCTCGTCTGCATCGGCGGCCCCTCTGCCCAGGGCCTGCTCGGCTTCACCGGCATCCTCGCCTCGCGCGGCAAGTGGACCGAATATGAAATGGGCGCCCGGCGTATCCGGGCGCTTGCCACGCTTCACCCTGCCTATCTGTTGCGCCAGCCCCTGCAGAAACGCCTCGCCTGGCGCGACATGCGGGCGCTCAAGGCGGCGCTCGACGCAGCCAGCTAG
- a CDS encoding neutral zinc metallopeptidase translates to MRWEDYRQSENLEDRRNGGGGFAGLPGGRGGVGIGTMVVLGLVGWALGIDPRILIGGAEMLGVGRSAPTQESRPASGPPQDEMGRFVSAVLAQNEDIWTKILPQQANRRYEPPKLVLFSRIDRSGCGTAQAAMGPFYCPEDKKVYLDLSFFQEMQRKLGGGGDFAYAYVIGHEVGHHIQNLLGILPKVNQLRQRISERESNALSVRVELQADCFAGVWAHNVQAMGRIDQGDVDEAMRTAAAIGDDRLQQASQGVAVPDSFTHGSSAQRTRWFTTGFKSGSLQSCDTFRTNQL, encoded by the coding sequence ATGCGCTGGGAAGATTATCGCCAGTCCGAGAATCTCGAGGACAGGCGCAATGGCGGCGGCGGCTTCGCCGGGCTCCCCGGGGGGCGCGGCGGTGTCGGCATCGGAACCATGGTCGTGCTCGGCCTTGTCGGCTGGGCGCTCGGGATCGATCCGCGCATCCTGATCGGTGGCGCCGAGATGCTCGGGGTCGGGCGCAGCGCCCCGACCCAGGAGAGCCGCCCGGCCTCGGGCCCGCCGCAGGATGAAATGGGCCGCTTCGTTTCGGCGGTGCTGGCGCAGAACGAGGACATCTGGACCAAGATCCTGCCGCAGCAGGCGAACCGCCGCTACGAACCGCCGAAGCTCGTGCTGTTCTCGCGCATCGATCGCTCGGGTTGCGGCACGGCACAGGCAGCGATGGGGCCGTTCTATTGCCCCGAGGACAAGAAGGTCTATCTCGACCTCTCCTTCTTCCAGGAGATGCAGCGCAAGCTCGGCGGCGGTGGTGACTTCGCCTATGCCTATGTGATCGGCCATGAGGTCGGCCATCACATCCAGAACCTGCTCGGCATCCTGCCCAAGGTGAACCAGCTGCGACAGCGCATCTCGGAGCGCGAATCGAATGCGCTGTCAGTGCGGGTCGAGCTGCAGGCGGACTGCTTCGCCGGTGTCTGGGCGCATAACGTCCAGGCGATGGGCCGAATCGACCAGGGCGATGTCGACGAGGCGATGCGGACGGCGGCGGCGATCGGCGATGACCGGCTGCAGCAAGCCTCGCAAGGTGTGGCCGTGCCCGATTCCTTCACCCACGGCTCGTCGGCGCAGCGCACACGCTGGTTCACGACAGGCTTCAAGTCCGGCTCGCTGCAAAGCTGCGACACCTTCCGGACGAACCAGCTCTAG
- a CDS encoding glycosyltransferase family A protein, producing the protein MLTAVIRADGPARALAATFSVLIPAVAEGFLGHAVVVDANGEGEVERLADATGATYVRAAVPESWHAGAAQARGDWLLLLSAGDILQPNWIQATERHLLLAPDRPALLPLSGVAAALKERAALSFGPRRLRAGLVLPKGLVLAGRLNAAPRRLSVRRERAVS; encoded by the coding sequence ATGCTTACAGCCGTCATCAGGGCCGACGGACCGGCCAGAGCACTCGCTGCGACTTTTTCCGTGCTGATCCCGGCCGTTGCCGAAGGTTTCCTCGGCCATGCCGTGGTCGTCGATGCGAACGGTGAGGGGGAGGTGGAGCGCCTCGCCGATGCGACGGGTGCGACCTATGTCAGGGCGGCTGTGCCTGAAAGCTGGCATGCCGGTGCCGCACAGGCGCGCGGCGATTGGCTGCTTCTGTTGAGCGCCGGGGACATCCTGCAGCCAAACTGGATTCAGGCGACTGAGCGCCATCTGCTGCTGGCGCCCGACAGGCCTGCCTTGCTGCCACTGAGCGGGGTTGCTGCGGCGCTCAAGGAGCGCGCCGCGCTGTCATTCGGCCCGCGTCGGCTGCGGGCCGGCCTGGTGCTGCCGAAGGGACTGGTTCTGGCCGGACGGCTGAATGCCGCGCCGCGGCGTCTCTCGGTGCGCCGGGAGCGTGCCGTATCCTGA
- a CDS encoding PA0069 family radical SAM protein codes for MQQARPSSRPIAAQPLRRHDGETLSASARVAPADPLAYAGHRIDPERRRGRGATINPGGRFETEQRVAEDDGWGSLGELPAFKTEVAIEKARTIITRNDSPDISFDRSINPYRGCEHGCVYCFARPSHAYLGLSPGLDFESKLTAKPDAALLLEKELSAPSYQPRTIAIGTNTDAYQPIEKKLRIMRSILEVLAHFRHPVGIVTKSALVQRDIDILAPMAAQGLAKVAISVTTLDPKIARGMEPRAAAPAKRLETIKRLSDAGIPVTVLVAPIIPAINEQEIERILDAAKAAGAREAGYVLLRLPLEVKDLVQDWLLTHHPDKLRHVVSLIRSTRGGKDYDSAWGQRQVGSGPYAWMIGRRFEMAAERLGFNTTRLRLRTDLFLKPEKEKAQLSLF; via the coding sequence ATGCAGCAAGCCAGACCCAGTTCGCGACCGATCGCAGCCCAGCCGCTCAGGCGGCATGACGGCGAAACCCTGTCGGCATCCGCGCGTGTCGCCCCGGCGGATCCGCTCGCCTATGCCGGCCACCGCATCGATCCGGAACGACGGCGCGGGCGCGGTGCAACGATCAATCCAGGCGGACGCTTCGAGACCGAGCAGCGCGTCGCCGAAGATGATGGTTGGGGCTCTCTCGGCGAATTGCCCGCCTTCAAGACCGAGGTCGCGATCGAGAAGGCGCGCACGATCATCACGCGAAACGATTCGCCGGATATTTCGTTCGACCGATCGATCAACCCCTATCGCGGCTGCGAGCATGGCTGCGTCTACTGTTTCGCGCGACCGAGCCATGCCTATCTCGGGCTGTCCCCCGGGCTCGATTTCGAGAGCAAGTTGACAGCCAAGCCCGACGCCGCGCTGCTGCTCGAGAAGGAATTGTCGGCACCGTCCTACCAGCCGCGAACCATCGCGATCGGCACCAATACCGACGCCTATCAGCCGATCGAGAAGAAGCTCCGGATCATGCGCTCGATCCTGGAGGTGCTGGCGCACTTCCGCCATCCGGTCGGCATCGTCACGAAATCGGCGCTGGTCCAGCGCGACATCGACATCCTGGCACCGATGGCAGCCCAGGGGCTCGCCAAGGTCGCGATCTCCGTGACGACGCTCGATCCCAAGATCGCGCGCGGCATGGAACCGCGCGCCGCCGCGCCAGCGAAACGGCTGGAGACGATCAAACGCCTGTCGGATGCCGGCATTCCGGTGACCGTGCTGGTCGCGCCCATCATCCCGGCGATCAACGAGCAGGAAATCGAGCGCATCCTCGACGCCGCCAAGGCCGCCGGGGCGCGCGAGGCCGGTTACGTGCTGCTGCGCCTGCCGCTCGAGGTGAAGGATCTCGTCCAGGACTGGCTCCTGACCCACCACCCGGACAAGCTGCGCCATGTCGTTTCGCTGATCCGCTCGACACGCGGCGGCAAGGATTACGACTCGGCCTGGGGCCAGCGGCAGGTCGGTTCCGGGCCCTATGCCTGGATGATCGGGCGGCGCTTCGAAATGGCAGCCGAACGCCTCGGCTTCAACACGACGCGTCTCAGGCTCCGCACCGACCTTTTCCTCAAGCCGGAGAAGGAAAAGGCACAACTCAGCCTGTTCTAG
- a CDS encoding ribonuclease HII produces the protein MAADFSREAQAIEQGFWPLAGVDEVGRGPLAGPVVAAAVILDPGLIPAGLADSKELSAARREALFGEIAKAALGIGIGSVTAQEIDVLNIRQATQLAMKRAVAGLPVQPRHVLVDGNDPPTLPCPCDAIIKGDGSVASIAAASIIAKVTRDRMMARLATHYPAYGFAGHAGYGTAAHRAALQIHGPCPEHRFSFAPIKGVWRR, from the coding sequence ATGGCCGCCGATTTCAGCCGCGAGGCGCAGGCAATTGAGCAAGGATTCTGGCCGCTGGCCGGTGTCGACGAGGTCGGGCGCGGGCCGCTGGCCGGGCCGGTGGTGGCGGCTGCCGTCATTCTCGACCCCGGCCTGATCCCGGCCGGCCTCGCCGATTCGAAGGAACTCAGCGCCGCAAGGCGCGAAGCGCTGTTCGGGGAGATTGCCAAAGCTGCGCTTGGCATCGGCATCGGCAGCGTCACAGCGCAGGAGATCGACGTGCTCAACATCAGGCAGGCGACGCAGCTCGCCATGAAACGCGCGGTTGCCGGTCTGCCTGTCCAGCCGCGGCATGTGCTGGTCGATGGCAACGACCCTCCCACTCTCCCCTGCCCCTGCGATGCGATCATCAAGGGCGACGGCAGCGTGGCCTCGATTGCAGCCGCATCGATCATCGCAAAGGTGACGCGCGACCGGATGATGGCGCGCCTGGCGACGCATTATCCGGCTTATGGTTTTGCCGGGCATGCCGGCTATGGCACGGCCGCGCATCGCGCGGCGCTACAGATCCATGGCCCGTGCCCGGAACACCGTTTTTCCTTCGCGCCGATCAAGGGCGTATGGCGGCGCTGA
- a CDS encoding site-specific DNA-methyltransferase: MGTSRTGTASAAVRIQVSRTGRPALQSRMKASSLSFDLPLDQVVVGDCIAALDRLPPASVDLVFADPPYNLQLGGDLRRPDDSLVDAVDDDWDKFASFAEYDAFTRAWLTACRRVLKPDGAMWVIGSYHNIFRVGAILQDLGFWMLNDIVWRKANPMPNFRGRRFTNAHETLIWAARGESSKYTFHYEALKGGNDDLQMRSDWYLPLCTGEERLKDASGAKVHPTQKPEALLARVMLSASNPGDVILDPFFGTGTTGAVAKALGRRFIGLERDPVYAEAARKRIAAVQPLPPESFSTAPSKRSEPRVPFLSLVEAGLVKAGETVVDEKRRHKATIRADGTLLLGPAVGSIHKVGALAQGLPACNGWTFWHVERPEGLTLLDSLRGEIRAQMAAA; the protein is encoded by the coding sequence ATGGGTACCTCGCGTACCGGGACTGCCAGCGCCGCCGTCCGGATTCAGGTTTCGCGTACCGGACGGCCTGCGCTGCAGTCTCGGATGAAGGCTTCGAGCCTTTCATTTGATCTTCCGCTCGATCAGGTCGTCGTCGGCGACTGCATCGCCGCGCTCGACCGCCTGCCTCCGGCAAGCGTCGACCTCGTCTTCGCGGATCCACCCTACAATCTTCAGCTTGGCGGCGATCTCCGCCGGCCTGACGACAGCCTCGTCGACGCTGTCGACGACGACTGGGACAAGTTCGCCTCCTTCGCCGAGTATGACGCCTTCACGCGAGCCTGGCTGACGGCCTGCCGGCGGGTGCTGAAGCCTGACGGCGCCATGTGGGTGATCGGCTCCTACCACAACATCTTCCGCGTCGGCGCGATCCTGCAGGATCTCGGCTTCTGGATGCTGAACGACATCGTCTGGCGCAAGGCCAACCCGATGCCGAACTTCCGCGGCCGGCGCTTCACCAACGCGCATGAAACACTGATCTGGGCAGCGCGCGGCGAGAGCTCGAAATACACGTTCCACTACGAGGCATTGAAGGGCGGCAATGACGACCTGCAGATGCGCTCGGACTGGTACCTGCCGCTCTGCACAGGCGAGGAACGTCTGAAGGACGCGTCCGGCGCCAAGGTCCATCCGACCCAAAAGCCGGAGGCGTTGCTGGCCCGCGTCATGCTTTCGGCCAGCAACCCCGGTGACGTGATCCTCGATCCGTTCTTCGGCACCGGCACCACGGGTGCCGTCGCGAAGGCGCTCGGTCGGCGGTTCATCGGTCTCGAGCGCGATCCGGTCTATGCGGAGGCGGCGCGCAAGCGCATCGCGGCTGTCCAGCCATTGCCGCCCGAATCGTTCTCGACCGCGCCTTCGAAGCGCAGCGAACCGCGCGTGCCGTTTCTCAGCCTGGTCGAGGCCGGGCTGGTCAAGGCCGGTGAGACTGTCGTCGACGAGAAGCGCCGCCACAAGGCAACGATCCGGGCCGACGGCACGCTGTTGCTTGGCCCGGCCGTCGGCTCGATCCACAAGGTCGGAGCGCTGGCCCAGGGGCTACCTGCCTGCAATGGCTGGACCTTCTGGCATGTCGAGCGCCCGGAAGGGCTGACGCTGCTCGATTCACTGCGCGGCGAGATCAGGGCGCAGATGGCAGCGGCCTGA
- the mutY gene encoding A/G-specific adenine glycosylase, giving the protein MKLATRPPVPEAADLLDWYDRHRRVLPWRALPGETAEPYRVWVSEIMLQQTTITAVKPYFERFMARFPTVGALADAPSEEVMQAWAGLGYYSRARNLHACAKAVSALHAGRFPDTEEGLRELPGIGTYTAGAVAAIAFNRPAVAVDGNVERVMTRLFAIEEALPGAKPAVRERTLALLPSERPGDYAQALMDLGATICTPRSPACGICPWQAPCISRAVGTQETFPRKAAKKTGATRFGAAFVLLREDGAVLLRTRPAKGLLGGMAEVPTGQWSADYRLAEAMRDAPLPAQWRRLATPVRHVFTHFPLELTILVARAPRATPAPQGSRFTPLARLRDEPFPAVFLKALEAGLEALRPLPSAP; this is encoded by the coding sequence ATGAAGCTCGCAACGCGACCGCCCGTGCCAGAGGCTGCCGATCTGCTGGACTGGTACGATCGCCACCGTCGTGTCCTGCCTTGGCGTGCCTTGCCCGGCGAGACGGCCGAGCCCTATCGCGTCTGGGTCTCGGAGATCATGCTGCAGCAGACCACGATCACGGCAGTGAAGCCCTATTTCGAACGGTTCATGGCGCGGTTCCCGACGGTTGGAGCCCTTGCCGACGCGCCGAGCGAGGAGGTCATGCAGGCCTGGGCCGGCCTCGGCTACTACTCTCGGGCTCGCAATCTGCATGCTTGCGCCAAGGCGGTCTCGGCGCTGCACGCGGGGCGCTTTCCCGATACCGAGGAAGGCCTGCGCGAACTGCCGGGCATCGGCACTTATACGGCGGGTGCTGTCGCTGCGATTGCCTTCAACCGGCCGGCGGTCGCGGTTGACGGCAATGTCGAGCGCGTCATGACCCGCCTCTTTGCGATCGAGGAGGCCTTGCCGGGTGCCAAGCCGGCAGTCAGGGAGCGCACCCTGGCCCTGTTGCCGTCGGAACGTCCAGGCGATTACGCGCAGGCATTGATGGATCTCGGCGCAACGATCTGTACGCCACGCTCGCCAGCCTGCGGCATTTGTCCGTGGCAAGCGCCGTGCATCTCGCGGGCGGTGGGGACACAGGAGACTTTTCCGCGGAAGGCGGCGAAGAAGACCGGGGCAACCCGCTTCGGGGCAGCCTTCGTGCTGCTACGCGAGGATGGCGCAGTTCTGCTGCGGACGCGTCCGGCCAAGGGGCTGCTTGGAGGCATGGCGGAGGTGCCGACCGGCCAGTGGAGCGCGGATTACCGGCTCGCTGAGGCCATGCGGGACGCTCCGCTTCCGGCGCAGTGGCGCAGGCTGGCAACGCCCGTTCGCCATGTCTTCACCCATTTCCCGCTGGAACTCACGATCCTTGTCGCGCGTGCCCCGCGGGCGACACCAGCGCCGCAAGGCTCCCGCTTCACCCCGCTGGCGCGGCTCCGGGACGAGCCGTTCCCGGCGGTCTTCCTGAAAGCGCTCGAGGCAGGGCTCGAGGCGCTCAGGCCGCTGCCATCTGCGCCCTGA
- a CDS encoding GNAT family N-acetyltransferase, with the protein MAQANAIPALETRRLVLKPLTLDDAAAIQALFPHWEIVRYLTRRVPWPYPPDGALTYLHELALPGMAEGTEWHWSLRLKSEPGQLVGLISLREGEDENRGFWLGLPWQGQGLMSEAAAAVTDFWFDVLGRSVLRVPKAADNTASRRISESGGMRVIRAEMRDYVGGRHLSEIWEISAEEWRRHRNS; encoded by the coding sequence GTGGCCCAGGCGAACGCCATCCCCGCCCTCGAAACGCGCCGCCTGGTCCTCAAGCCGCTGACGCTCGATGACGCAGCAGCGATCCAGGCGCTGTTTCCGCATTGGGAGATCGTGCGCTATCTCACAAGGCGGGTGCCCTGGCCCTACCCGCCCGACGGCGCGCTCACCTATCTGCATGAGCTTGCCCTGCCGGGAATGGCTGAGGGCACGGAATGGCACTGGAGCCTGCGGCTGAAGAGCGAGCCTGGCCAACTCGTCGGCCTGATCTCGCTCAGGGAGGGCGAGGACGAGAACCGCGGCTTCTGGCTCGGTCTGCCCTGGCAGGGACAAGGGCTGATGAGCGAAGCGGCGGCCGCCGTCACCGATTTCTGGTTCGATGTCCTCGGGCGTTCGGTGCTGCGCGTGCCGAAGGCCGCCGACAACACCGCGTCCCGCCGCATCTCCGAGAGCGGCGGCATGCGCGTCATCCGGGCCGAGATGCGCGATTATGTCGGCGGCCGGCATCTTTCGGAGATCTGGGAGATCAGCGCCGAGGAGTGGCGACGTCACCGTAACAGCTGA
- a CDS encoding DUF721 domain-containing protein encodes MAAKPLADLIDDCLAPALAAQGFAGRAIVSLWPEIVGERLAARSRPLKIDWPRRRPAPGETSEPATLVVRVEGAFALDMQQLGPVVLERVNTHLGWRAVGKLVLKQGPVEAPQQKPVPPPPDPAVVGRIAQQVAHIEDPGLRAALERLGLGVAQKSATTR; translated from the coding sequence ATGGCTGCCAAACCCCTCGCCGACCTGATCGATGACTGCCTTGCGCCGGCGCTCGCCGCGCAGGGTTTTGCCGGGCGCGCCATCGTCTCGCTCTGGCCGGAGATTGTCGGCGAGCGGCTGGCTGCACGGTCGCGGCCGCTCAAGATCGACTGGCCGCGCCGACGCCCGGCGCCCGGCGAGACCTCGGAACCGGCGACGCTCGTCGTGCGCGTCGAGGGCGCCTTCGCGCTCGACATGCAACAACTCGGGCCCGTGGTCCTGGAACGGGTCAACACCCATCTCGGTTGGCGCGCCGTCGGCAAGCTCGTGCTGAAACAGGGCCCGGTCGAGGCCCCGCAGCAGAAACCGGTTCCTCCGCCGCCCGATCCGGCTGTCGTCGGAAGGATCGCCCAGCAGGTCGCCCATATCGAAGACCCGGGACTCCGGGCCGCGCTGGAACGGCTCGGCCTGGGCGTGGCTCAGAAATCCGCCACCACGAGATGA
- a CDS encoding DsbA family protein, with protein MTNRRQLLTGAAGIAAAAMLGSAPARAQSSTADLAVAGPLGDVWLGKPDAKVSIIEYASLTCSHCATFHRDTWPALKAKYIDTGKARFTLREFPLDPLATAGFMLARCNGNDKYYPMSDLLFDQQRNWAFTEKPVDALAAMVKQAGFTQESFEACLKRQDIYDAVTQVKDRGAKAGVDSTPTFFINGQKRAGALSIAEFDKILEPLLAG; from the coding sequence ATGACGAACAGGCGACAGCTTCTGACCGGCGCGGCCGGGATCGCAGCCGCCGCGATGCTGGGTTCCGCTCCGGCCCGGGCGCAATCCTCGACTGCCGACCTCGCTGTCGCCGGCCCGCTGGGCGATGTCTGGCTCGGCAAGCCCGACGCCAAGGTCAGCATCATCGAATACGCCTCGCTGACCTGCAGCCATTGCGCGACCTTCCACCGCGATACCTGGCCGGCGCTGAAGGCGAAATATATCGACACCGGCAAGGCGCGCTTCACGCTGCGCGAATTCCCGCTCGACCCGCTGGCGACGGCGGGCTTCATGCTGGCGCGCTGCAACGGCAACGACAAATACTACCCGATGTCGGATCTGCTGTTCGATCAGCAGCGCAACTGGGCTTTCACCGAGAAGCCGGTCGATGCGTTGGCCGCGATGGTGAAGCAGGCCGGTTTCACACAGGAATCTTTTGAAGCCTGCTTGAAACGGCAGGATATCTATGACGCCGTCACGCAAGTGAAGGATCGCGGGGCCAAGGCTGGTGTCGACTCGACGCCGACCTTCTTCATCAACGGGCAAAAGCGTGCAGGTGCGCTTTCGATCGCGGAATTCGACAAGATCCTCGAGCCGCTGCTGGCCGGCTAA